From one Sulfurimonas sp. HSL-3221 genomic stretch:
- a CDS encoding EAL domain-containing protein, producing the protein MSARLRQIGWKPFLALAAGVGSFSLLLYFYLSQRHVEYNFREVRGHFHTIDRNYHRLNYEILRSSLFAYSNQDEITGDLNTLKDEYEALRKNAFLERSAYRRSHRSLVRLGEALNRYESMLDDFMMLNAGIKNSFVYITSLSADKVKMFENDPMTYARILSVIAEVSQARILFDATFLHDLNREVEPLGELSGMSKAQAALIRSFMLHVHYIAANYPGFVQNVNRIETFNLDQRIVELETNFLDEAKRDYEMLDRFVVILAALFLTALVLVMGLLIRAGNENRRLRELEGELRHAISHDQLTELLSRSRFEQLQEQFEAPYLLLLNLDRFKHVNDFYGSAAGNAILKEIALLIRQPVLEPFHPYYFRLGGDEFGVVLQGIDADRARQMGRMLKKSIEGYTFFVDDIEVYLTVSVAVNGVAPLLENADLILKYDKARHSEGVLFFSEELHLKEQAARNIATAHELKRALDRDAIVPWFQPIVQLQSGEVAKYEALVRMVGSDGSVSGPAAFLETAMQTPYYRRITEVMVHKVFEAMEGYDTRFSINLGMRDLADEKMVSMLLSLLETYKERAGRLDIELLESEELDDLEAVKTFIKQVKAYGCRIAIDDFGIGYSNFAYLMELDIDILKIDGSLITKVVDDEMTQRTVRTIVRFAKQLGFEIVAEFVENEETIAVLRRMGVGYGQGYHFGRPAAAPEESTSISRS; encoded by the coding sequence ATGAGCGCACGGCTCCGGCAGATCGGCTGGAAGCCCTTCCTGGCACTGGCGGCCGGGGTGGGGTCGTTTTCGCTCCTGCTCTATTTTTACCTGTCGCAGCGCCATGTCGAGTACAACTTCCGGGAGGTCCGCGGCCATTTCCATACGATCGACCGTAACTACCACCGCCTCAATTACGAGATTCTGCGCAGTTCGCTCTTTGCCTACTCCAACCAGGACGAAATCACGGGCGATCTTAATACGCTGAAGGATGAATACGAGGCGCTGCGGAAGAATGCGTTTCTTGAGCGCAGTGCCTACAGGCGGAGCCACCGCTCCCTGGTGCGCCTCGGCGAAGCGTTGAACCGGTACGAGTCGATGCTCGACGATTTTATGATGCTCAATGCGGGGATCAAGAACTCCTTCGTCTACATCACATCGCTTTCGGCGGACAAGGTGAAGATGTTCGAAAACGATCCCATGACCTATGCCCGGATCCTCTCCGTCATCGCGGAGGTCTCCCAGGCCCGGATCCTTTTTGATGCGACATTCCTGCATGACCTGAACCGGGAGGTGGAACCGCTGGGCGAGCTCTCAGGCATGTCAAAGGCGCAGGCGGCCCTGATCCGAAGTTTCATGCTTCACGTGCATTACATCGCCGCAAACTATCCGGGATTTGTGCAGAACGTGAACCGGATCGAGACCTTCAACCTCGATCAGCGGATCGTGGAGCTGGAGACGAACTTCCTTGACGAGGCGAAACGGGATTACGAGATGCTCGACCGTTTCGTTGTCATTCTGGCAGCGCTCTTCCTGACGGCCCTGGTCCTGGTCATGGGCCTGCTGATCCGCGCCGGGAACGAGAACCGCCGTTTGCGGGAACTCGAGGGGGAGCTGCGCCATGCGATCAGTCATGACCAGCTGACCGAGCTGCTCAGCCGCAGCCGTTTCGAACAGCTCCAGGAGCAGTTCGAAGCGCCTTACCTTCTGCTGCTCAACCTGGACCGCTTCAAGCACGTCAACGATTTTTACGGCAGCGCTGCCGGCAATGCGATTCTCAAGGAGATCGCCCTGCTGATCCGCCAGCCGGTTTTGGAGCCGTTCCACCCCTACTACTTCCGTCTTGGAGGGGATGAATTCGGCGTAGTGCTCCAGGGAATAGATGCCGATCGCGCGCGGCAGATGGGCCGTATGCTGAAAAAAAGCATCGAAGGCTACACCTTTTTCGTGGACGATATCGAGGTCTACCTGACCGTTTCCGTCGCGGTTAACGGCGTAGCGCCGCTGCTGGAGAATGCGGACCTGATCCTCAAGTACGACAAAGCACGCCACAGCGAGGGTGTGCTGTTTTTCTCGGAGGAGCTGCACCTTAAAGAACAGGCAGCCAGGAACATCGCCACGGCCCATGAGCTCAAAAGAGCCCTCGACCGCGATGCCATCGTACCGTGGTTTCAACCCATCGTGCAGCTGCAAAGCGGCGAGGTTGCCAAGTATGAAGCCCTGGTGCGGATGGTGGGGAGCGACGGCAGCGTCAGCGGCCCGGCGGCCTTCTTGGAAACGGCGATGCAGACCCCCTACTACCGCCGGATCACCGAAGTGATGGTCCATAAGGTCTTCGAGGCGATGGAGGGGTACGATACCCGCTTCTCCATCAACCTCGGGATGCGCGACCTGGCTGATGAAAAGATGGTCTCCATGCTGCTCTCATTGCTGGAGACCTATAAAGAGCGCGCCGGCCGCCTGGATATCGAACTGCTGGAGAGCGAAGAGCTTGACGACCTTGAAGCGGTCAAGACGTTCATCAAGCAGGTCAAGGCCTACGGCTGCCGGATCGCCATCGACGATTTTGGCATCGGGTACTCCAACTTTGCCTACCTGATGGAGCTGGATATCGATATCCTGAAGATCGACGGTTCACTGATCACGAAGGTCGTCGACGACGAGATGACCCAGCGTACCGTCAGGACCATCGTCCGTTTCGCTAAGCAGCTCGGATTCGAGATCGTCGCGGAATTCGTCGAGAACGAGGAGACCATCGCCGTGCTGCGCAGGATGGGAGTCGGGTACGGGCAGGGGTACCATTTCGGGCGTCCGGCAGCGGCACCGGAGGAGTCGACATCTATTTCAAGGAGTTAA